GTGGAGATGCGCGCGGGGCCGGTGCCGTAGCCCTTGGTGAAGCCGGCCTTGTCGATCAGCCAGGCGGCGCTGGTCTTCGTACGGCCCTCGCCGGCGGGGTAGGCGGGCGGGCTGGTGTCGGCGCCGAGGCGGTCCTGGACGCGGGCGAGGAAGGCGGCGTAGGCCTCGTCGGTCAGGATCGGGTTGTGGAAGAAGGAGCCGGCGGACCAGGTGTCGTGGTCGGCGGGGTCGAGGACCATGCCCTTGCCGGCGCGCAGGCGCAGGACGGTCTCGCGGGCGACGGCGGCCGGGACCCGGTCGCCGGCCTCGACGCCGAGGGCGCGGGCGGTCTCGGGGTACTTGATGGGGGCGGAGAGCCCGCCGGCGTCTTCCAGGGCGAAGCGGACGCGCAGGACGACGTAGCGGTCGGGCTGGTCCTTGAAGGTGCTGTTGCGGTACCGGAAGTCACACTCGGCGGCGCTGAGGGTGACCGTTTCGCCGGTGGTGCGGTCGTACGCGACGACCTCCGTGATGGTGTCGCAGACCTCCTGGCCGTACGCCCCCACGTTCTGGATCGGCGTGGCGCCGGCGGAGCCGGGGATCCCGGCGAGGCACTCGATCCCGGCGAGGCCGGCGTCGACGGTGCGGGCGACCGCGTCGCTCCAGTTCTCTCCCGCGGCGAGCTCCAGCCGGGTGCCGTCGAGGTGGAAGCCGGTGGTGGCGATGCGCAGGGCGGTGCCGTCGAAGCCCTTGTCGCCGATGACGAGGTTGCTGCCGCCGCCGATGACGAGCAGCGGGGTGCCGGCGGCGTCCGCGGCGCGGACCGCGTCGACGACCTCGGCGTCGGTGGTCGCGGTGACCAGCCGGGCGGCGGGGCCGCCGAGCCGGAAGGTGGTCAGCGGGGCGAGGGGGGCGTCGTGGAGTTCCTGCACGGGGACAAGAGTACGGTCCGTGCCCCTCGCATCCTCGCGGGGCACGGACCGTGGCTCGGCGGTCGTTTCGGCTCAGCTCGCGGCAGGCACCTTCCGGCCCGCGATCCGGTCGGCCGGGACCACGGCGGACGGGGTCTTCGCCTTGCGCGGCAGCAGCATGGCCAGCGCGGCGGCGAGCGCCACGGCCCCGGCGCCTATCCACAGCGCCGGGACGGTGCCGTCGGTGAAGGCCTGCGGGGTCTCGTAACCGCCCTGCGCGGAGAACACGGAGGCCAGGACGGCGACCCCGAGGGCGCCGCCGACCTCGCGCAGGGCGTTGTTGGTGCCGGAGGCCTTGCCCTGGTCGGCGGGGGCGACGGTGGACATCAGCGCGTTGGAGGCGGGGGCGAAGTACAGCGCCATGCCGATGCCGCTGAGGACGAGGGCGGGCAACTGGGCCGCGTAGGAGACGTCCGCGCTCAGGATCACCGCGAACCAGGCGAGCCCGACGGCCTGGAAGGCGAGCCCGACGGTGACCACGGGCCGGCTGCCGATCCGGTCGGACAGGATCCCGGCGATCGGCGCGACGATCATCGGCATTCCGGTCCAAGGGAGCATGCGCAACCCCGCCTCGGTGGGCGAGTAGCCGGCGACGCCCTGGAGGAACTGGCTGAGCAGGAATATCGACCCGAACATGCCGAGGAACATCAGGAGGCCGGCGAGGTTGATCCCGAGGAAGCCGCGGTTGCGGAAGAGGCGCATCGGGAGCATGGCGTGCGGGTTGCCGGAGCCGTGCCGGATGAAGCCTCCGACGAGCGCCGCGCCGACGATCAGGCCGGTCAGCACGGGAGCGCTGGTCCAGCCCTCGGCGTTGGCGTTGACCAGGGCGTAGACGATCCCGAAGAGGCCACCGCTGATGAGGAGGGTGCCGGGGACGTCGAGCCGGGCGCCGGGGGCGGTGGACTCGGCGAGGCGCAGGCGGGCGAGCGGGATCAGGGCCACGCCTATCGGGACGTTGATCCAGAAGATCCACTGCCAGGAGACGTGCTCGGTGAGGCTGCCGCCGATGAGGGGCCCGCTGGCGACGGCGAGGCCGGTGACGGCCCCGTAGATGCCGAGGGCCATGCCCCGGCGTGCGGCCGGGACCGCGGCGGTGAGCAGGGTGAGGGTGAGCGGCATCATGACGGCGGCGCCGACGCCCTGGACGGCGCGGGCGGCGATGAGCTGGTCGATGCCGGGCGAGAGGGCGGCCGCGGCGGAGGCGGCGGTGAACACCGAGAGCCCGCCGATGAAGAGCCGGCGGCGGCCGAAGCGGTCGCCGAGGGCGGAGCCGAACATGAGGAGGACGGCGAAGGTGAGCGTGTAGGCGTTCACCGTCCACTCCAGGTCTTCGAGCTTCCCGCCGAGGTCCGCGCGGATGGCGGGCAGGGCGGTGGTGACGACGAGGTTGTCGAGGGCGGCCATGAAGCTGGCGGCCCCGGTGAGGACGAGGGCCCAGACGGCGGAGCGGCCGAGCGCGGGTGGTGCCTGTTCGTTCATTTCTCCCCCTGATTAGTTATCACTGACTAAGTTCGCTGCCCAGCCGGATCCCCGGCCCGGCCGCTGCCCGACGCCTACGAGGTCCGGCCCTTGCCCGCGGGGTAGCACCCTTCCCAGACCCGGTGGCCGGGCGGGAAGCCGAGGGCGACGAGGGTGTTGATGAGCATCCCGTGCGCCATGAAGCCGGTGGTCTCGTCGACGTCGGCCCCGAGCGCGAGG
This Streptomyces sp. NBC_00539 DNA region includes the following protein-coding sequences:
- a CDS encoding MFS transporter, encoding MNEQAPPALGRSAVWALVLTGAASFMAALDNLVVTTALPAIRADLGGKLEDLEWTVNAYTLTFAVLLMFGSALGDRFGRRRLFIGGLSVFTAASAAAALSPGIDQLIAARAVQGVGAAVMMPLTLTLLTAAVPAARRGMALGIYGAVTGLAVASGPLIGGSLTEHVSWQWIFWINVPIGVALIPLARLRLAESTAPGARLDVPGTLLISGGLFGIVYALVNANAEGWTSAPVLTGLIVGAALVGGFIRHGSGNPHAMLPMRLFRNRGFLGINLAGLLMFLGMFGSIFLLSQFLQGVAGYSPTEAGLRMLPWTGMPMIVAPIAGILSDRIGSRPVVTVGLAFQAVGLAWFAVILSADVSYAAQLPALVLSGIGMALYFAPASNALMSTVAPADQGKASGTNNALREVGGALGVAVLASVFSAQGGYETPQAFTDGTVPALWIGAGAVALAAALAMLLPRKAKTPSAVVPADRIAGRKVPAAS
- a CDS encoding UDP-N-acetylmuramate dehydrogenase; protein product: MQELHDAPLAPLTTFRLGGPAARLVTATTDAEVVDAVRAADAAGTPLLVIGGGSNLVIGDKGFDGTALRIATTGFHLDGTRLELAAGENWSDAVARTVDAGLAGIECLAGIPGSAGATPIQNVGAYGQEVCDTITEVVAYDRTTGETVTLSAAECDFRYRNSTFKDQPDRYVVLRVRFALEDAGGLSAPIKYPETARALGVEAGDRVPAAVARETVLRLRAGKGMVLDPADHDTWSAGSFFHNPILTDEAYAAFLARVQDRLGADTSPPAYPAGEGRTKTSAAWLIDKAGFTKGYGTGPARISTKHTLALTNRGEATTEDLLALAREVVAGVHEAFGVTLVNEPVTVGVSI